The Kocuria turfanensis genome contains the following window.
GACCACCTTCCGCAGGGCCCGGTGCACCAGGGCGTCGGCGACCTCCCGCGCCGAGAGCTCGGCGCACTCCTCGGTCAGCGGCGGCGCCGCCGCGAACGCCCGGACGTCCGCCAGCAGCTGCAGGTGCTCCGGGGAGGTGACGTGCCGGCGGACCGTGCCGGCGGCCTGGTGCGCCTGCTCCTCCGCGGCGCGCTGCAGGACCTCCGCCGCGGCCGCACCCACCCGGCCGTCCAGGGCCGCCACGCGTCCGGCGAGCAGCTCCGCGGTCACCTCGGCGTCGCGCGCGGCGGACAGCGCCCCGGCGAGCTCGCGCAGCCGCCCGTCCAGCTCCTGTGCGGTGTCCCCCGCGAAGAAGGGCCCGGCCGCCCGCAGCACGCTGCGCAGGGACCGCGAGGTCACCCGCATCTGGTGCACGGCGTCCGGGGCGTCCAGGCGGACCTTGAAGTCCCACAGCACCAGCTGCTCGGCCAGTCCCTCCAGCACCGTCCGGAGGACCTCCGGGCCCGTGCCCTTCGCCTTCTGGCCCTTCTGCTGCCCCTTCTTCTTCCCTGTTTTCTGCCCCTTCTTCTTTCCTGTCTTCTGCCCTGTCTTCCCGTCCTGCCTGCCCTCGTCCCCCGCGGAGTCCTTCCCCGTCGTCCGCCCGGCCTCCTCCGCCTCCTGCGCGGGCCCGCCCGGCGCGGGCGCGCCGGCCCTGTCCTCGGCGCCGTCCTCGGCGCCGAGCGCGCGGGCGATCTTCGCCCGGGAGCTCGAGGGCCGGCCGCCCACCGCGAAGATCGAGGACTCGACCGCGTCGAAGATCTCCTGCTGCCGTTCCTCGGGGATCGACCCGTCGAGGAGCTCGACCTCCCACTCGGACCAGGAGCGCGCCGTGCCCGTGCGCTCGTCGACGGCCTCCACGACGTCGGCGGCGAGCTCGGCGACCTCGCCCCCGCCGGCGTCGCTGACCATCAGGACCCGCCGGACGGTGCGCAGGGTCGCGATCGGCCGCAGCGGCTCCCCACCGGTGAGCCCGGCCAGCAGGTGGCGCACGGCCGCGGGCATCCGGTCCGGGGTCCGCAGCAGCGGGACCTGCCACTCCCGCCGGCCGGTGGCCTCGGAGAACTTCACGTGCCACCCGTCGTCGGCGCCGCCCCGGCGGCGGCGCAGCGCCACGGACCGCCGGCCCAGCGCCATGTCCTCGGTGTCGTAGTAGACCGCCTCCATGCGGTGCTCCACGGGCTCGGCGGAGACCGTGTAGCCCGGCAGCCCGCTCCAGTCGATGCGGCTCTCGGCGCCCTCCGGCACCTCGTACTTGCGCTCGACCTCGCGGTGGGCGACGGCGGTCATGGGTCCTCCTCGGTCGGGGCGCCCGGCGGCCGGAGCCGGCGGGCGGCTGTTGCGGCGATGATACCGGGACGACCTGCGCGGCCCCTCGAACGGCTCCGCCGCCCGGTCGGCGACCGGGCGGCGGAGCGGGGTGCGGGCGGAGCGGGGTGCGGGCGCCTCAGGCGCGGCGGCGCTTCAGGACGTCGTCGAGGTCGAGGGCGGCGCGGCCGCGCTCCTCCCCCGTGCGCACCGCGTCCTTGAGGCTGCTGGAGCGGGAGGTGGGCTGCTCGGGCACCGGCAGCGGCTCCGGGGCGGGGCGCTCCACCACCGGGGCCTCCGCGTAGGTCGGCCGCGGCACCGGCACCGGCTCCCAGGTGCGGCCGGGATCGGCGGACTCGCGCGCCACCCGCAGCGCCTCGGCCCGCAGCTCCTCCACGGTGAACGCCGGGGGCACCCGGGGCTGCTCGTGCTCGGCCGGGAGGTCGAGGTCCTCGGCGGGCTCGTCCTGGGCGGCGGGGGGCAGCTCGGCGGGGCTCTGCTCGACCGCCCCGTCCTCGTTGTCGAACAGGGCCACGTCCCCGCGGGGGGCGTGCGGGTCCACGGTCGCGGCCGGGACCGGCCGCGACCGGCGGCGGGCGGACCGGTCCTGAACGGCCAGATAGCGCAGGGCGAGCACGGAGCCCACCCCCAGCAGCAGCAGGAACACGGGCCACGGCCAGCTCACCGCGGCCGAGAAGGGCGCGACGAGGGCGGTGACGAGCGCGGCCAGGAGCGCGGTGCAGCCGGCGAGGAAGATGCCGGCGCGGCCGCGCCGGACGCGCAGCGCCCCGGGGCGGCGGGCCGCCCCGGACGACGGGGAGACGGTGTCGGTGGTCGCCATGGTGATCCTTCGTCGGCGGGACTCGGGGAAGGGAACCGCGGCCTGCGGGGGAAGCTCCCCCGCGGCGGGGGCCGCACCGGCCACGTCGGGGCCGGTGTCCTGGGCCTGTGCCGCGGCGGGGACCCCGCGGCGGCGCTGCAGACGCGGCACGACCCACACCAGGCAGAGCGCGCACACCACGGCCAGCACGGCCGAGCTGCTCACCCAGATCATGGTCGTGGTCCTGCCTCTGCGATCGCTCGGACGAGCGGACGGGAACCGCCGGCGCGCGGCGTGTCCCGGCCCGGGGCCGGGCCGTGAGGCACAGCCTACTACCGGGGGGCGCCGCCTGTGGGTATCCCTGTGGACACGGCGGGCCCGGTCACTCCCACACGGCGGGCCGGTCCGAGCCGGTGAACCGCCGCACCAGCCCCTCGGGCACCTCCGGGGCGGTGATCGCGAAGCTGCGGTGGTCCGTCCAGCGCCCGTCGATGTGCAGGAAGTCCTTGCGCAGGCCCTCGTCCCGGAAGCCGAGCTTCTCGACCACCCGCAGGGACTTGGTGTTCTCCGGGCGGATGTTGATCTCCATCCGGTGCAGCCCCAGCCCTTGGAAGCAGTAGTCGGTGGCCATGGCCACCGCCATGGGCGCGACGCCGCGCCCCGCCTGCTCCCGGTCGACCCAGTAGCCCAGGCTCGCGGAGAGGAAGGATCCCCAGGAGATCCCGGAGACGGTGAGCTGGCCGACGAGGCCGAACTGCTCCGTCCCCGGGATCCGCTCCGTGATCACGAACGGGAGCGCCGTGGCCTGCCGCGCCTGCTGGTCGAGGGTGCGCACGAACTGCCCGAACGTGGGGGCGGTTCCGCCGGGGGCGGGGTTCGTCGCCTCCCAGGGGTCGAGCCACTCCCGGTTGCGGGCGCGCACGACGTCCCACTCGCGGCGGTCCCCCCGGGCCAGGGGGCGCAGCCGGAGATCACCCCAGGACACGACGACGGGCCACCGGAACTGTCCGGCCACGGCAGCGCGGTCTCTCAGCCGACCGACAGCGACCGGGTGTAGTCCTTGAGCCACTCCCGCAGCTCCGGGCCGAGGTCCTCCCGCTCCGAGGCCAGGATGATGTTCGCCTTCAGGTAGCTGAGCTTGTCGCCGGTGTCGTAGCGGCGGCCCTTGAAGACCACCCCGTACACCCCGCCGCCCTCGCCGTCGCGCCCGGCCAGGGTCTGCAGCGCGTCGGTGAGCTGGATCTCCCCGCCCCGGCCCGGGGCGGTGTTCTCCAGCACCTCGAACACGTCCGGGTGCAGCACGTAGCGGCCGATGATGGCCAGGTTGGACGGGGCCTCCTCCGGGGCGGGCTTCTCCACCAGCCCGTTGATCCGCACGTACTCGTCGCCGTCCACGACGGTGACGTCGGCGCAGCCGTAGGAGCTGATCTGCTCGGGCTCGACCTCCATCAGCGCCACGACGGAGCCGCCGGTGCGCTCCTGCACCTCGATCATCTGGGTCAGCAGGTCGTCGCGGGCGTCGATGAGGTCATCGCCCAGCAGCACCGCGAAGGGCTCGTCGCCCACGTGGATC
Protein-coding sequences here:
- a CDS encoding CYTH and CHAD domain-containing protein: MTAVAHREVERKYEVPEGAESRIDWSGLPGYTVSAEPVEHRMEAVYYDTEDMALGRRSVALRRRRGGADDGWHVKFSEATGRREWQVPLLRTPDRMPAAVRHLLAGLTGGEPLRPIATLRTVRRVLMVSDAGGGEVAELAADVVEAVDERTGTARSWSEWEVELLDGSIPEERQQEIFDAVESSIFAVGGRPSSSRAKIARALGAEDGAEDRAGAPAPGGPAQEAEEAGRTTGKDSAGDEGRQDGKTGQKTGKKKGQKTGKKKGQQKGQKAKGTGPEVLRTVLEGLAEQLVLWDFKVRLDAPDAVHQMRVTSRSLRSVLRAAGPFFAGDTAQELDGRLRELAGALSAARDAEVTAELLAGRVAALDGRVGAAAAEVLQRAAEEQAHQAAGTVRRHVTSPEHLQLLADVRAFAAAPPLTEECAELSAREVADALVHRALRKVVRVAERGAAAEEAGETAQEQRLEHLHDVRKAVKRVRYVDGVLGRAGFRPGKSLRRAARDAEDYQDALGRVMDATVVERWLAGRAKALQGSGEDRYAVGLLHGAEVSRLHAGAEGGSEVVGVLLSQLRADLA
- a CDS encoding GNAT family N-acetyltransferase, with amino-acid sequence MAGQFRWPVVVSWGDLRLRPLARGDRREWDVVRARNREWLDPWEATNPAPGGTAPTFGQFVRTLDQQARQATALPFVITERIPGTEQFGLVGQLTVSGISWGSFLSASLGYWVDREQAGRGVAPMAVAMATDYCFQGLGLHRMEINIRPENTKSLRVVEKLGFRDEGLRKDFLHIDGRWTDHRSFAITAPEVPEGLVRRFTGSDRPAVWE
- the galU gene encoding UTP--glucose-1-phosphate uridylyltransferase GalU — translated: MSGNSNPRAVRKAVIPAAGLGTRFLPATKAMPKEMLPVVDRPAIQYVVQEAVDAGLQDVLMITGRSKRALEDHFDRVPALEHQLEESGKTALLREVEHASELGEIHYLRQADPKGLGHAVLRAKIHVGDEPFAVLLGDDLIDARDDLLTQMIEVQERTGGSVVALMEVEPEQISSYGCADVTVVDGDEYVRINGLVEKPAPEEAPSNLAIIGRYVLHPDVFEVLENTAPGRGGEIQLTDALQTLAGRDGEGGGVYGVVFKGRRYDTGDKLSYLKANIILASEREDLGPELREWLKDYTRSLSVG